From a region of the Gossypium raimondii isolate GPD5lz chromosome 10, ASM2569854v1, whole genome shotgun sequence genome:
- the LOC105777214 gene encoding signal recognition particle 54 kDa protein 2 has product MVLAQLGGSISRAIQQMSNATIIDEKVLNECLNEITRALLQSDVQFKLVRDMQTNIKKIVNLDDLAAGHNKRKIIQQAIFNELCKMLDPGKPAFTPKKGKTSVVMFVGLQGSGKTTTCTKYAYYHQKKGWKPALVCADTFRAGAFDQLKQNATKAKIPFYGSYMESDPVKIAVEGVERFKKENCDLVIVDTSGRHKQEAALFEEMRQVSEATKPDLVIFVMDSSIGQAAFDQAQAFKQSVAVGAVIVTKMDGHAKGGGALSAVAATKSPVIFIGTGEHMDEFEVFDVKPFVSRLLGMGDWSGFMDKIHEVVPMDQQPELLQKLSEGNFTLRIMYEQFQNILKMGPIGQVFSMLPGFSAELMPKGREKESQAKIKRYMTMMDSMTNEELDSSNPKLMNESRMMRIARGSGRHIREVMEMMEEYKRLAKIWSKMKGLKIPKKGEMSALSRNMNAQHMSKVLPPQMLKQIGGMGGLQNLMKQMGSTKDMMGMFGGGGDK; this is encoded by the exons ATGGTGTTAGCACAATTAGGGGGGAGCATCTCCCGGGCGATACAACAGATGAGCAATGCCACGATAATCGATGAGAAGGTTTTAAACGAATGCCTCAATGAAATCACCAGAGCTCTTCTTCAATCCGATGTTCAATTCAAGCTCGTTCGTGATATGCAAACTAATATTAAGAAGATCGTCAATCTTGATGATCTAGCTGCCGGTCATAACAAGCGAAAAATCATCCAACAG GCAATTTTTAATGAACTTTGTAAGATGTTGGATCCTGGGAAGCCGGCTTTCACACCGAAGAAAGGGAAAACGAGTGTTGTGATGTTTGTTGGTTTACAAG GGTCTGGAAAAACAACTACATGTACAAAATATGCCTATTATCATCAGAAAAAAGGTTGGAAACCAGCTCTAGTCTGTGCTGATACATTCAGAGCTGGTGCTTTTGATCAATTGAAGCAGAATGCCACTAAAGCTAAGATTCCATTTTATGGAAG CTACATGGAGTCAGATCCTGTGAAAATTGCTGTGGAAGGTGTTGAGAGgtttaagaaagaaaattgcGATCTTGTAATTGTGGATACCAGTGGGCGCCATAAACAGGAGGCTGCCCTATTTGAGGAAATGCGTCAAGTCTCTGAAGCAACG AAACCAGAtcttgttatttttgttatggATAGTAGTATAGGTCAAGCTGCTTTTGATCAAGCTCAAGCATTTAAACAAAGTGTTGCAGTTGGTGCTGTAATTGTCACAAAAATGGATGGTCATGCAAAGGGTGGTGGTGCTCTCAGTGC GGTTGCTGCTACTAAGAGTCCTGTCATATTTATAGGAACTGGAGAGCACATGGATGAGTTTGAAGTGTTTGATGTTAAGCCATTTGTAAGCCGTCTTTTAG GCATGGGTGACTGGTCTGGATTCATGGACAAAATTCATGAAGTTGTTCCCATGGATCAACAACCTGAGCTTCTCCAAAAGCTTTCAGAAGGGAACTTTACCTTAAGGATTATGTATGAGCAATTTCAAAACATACTCAAAATGGGTCCAATTGGGCAG GTTTTCTCAATGCTTCCAGGATTTAGTGCTGAACTAATGCCGAAAGGTCGTGAAAAAGAAAGCCAGGCAAAGATCAAGCGCTACATGACCATGATGGACTCAATGACGAATGAAG AGTTGGATAGCTCAAATCCCAAGCTCATGAATGAATCAAGGATGATGCGAATAGCGCGGGGGTCGGGACGTCATATTCGAGAGGTAATGGAAATGATGGAGGAGTACAAGCGGCTAGCAAAGATATGGAGCAAGATGAAGGGGCTGAAAATTCCAAAGAAGGGTGAAATGAGTGCGTTGTCTCGGAACATGAATGCACAGCACATGAGCAAGGTCCTGCCTCCGCAGATGTTAAAGCAAATTGGGGGTATGGGTGGGTTGCAGAACTTGATGAAGCAAATGGGTTCTACCAAAGACATGATGGGGATGTTTGGAGGTGGTGGGGACAAGTAA